From one Suicoccus acidiformans genomic stretch:
- a CDS encoding mannitol-1-phosphate 5-dehydrogenase produces MRAVHFGAGNIGRGFIGEVLNQNDFAITFVDLNEHVIDALQERGEYVIELAEQAKTQIKVSNVTGINNGQDPEAVVQAIREADILTTAIGPNILPHIAGLIADGIQARLQAKKETSMDMIACENMIGGSQFLKEEVYKHLSEDAKAYAEEYIGFPNAAVDRIVPIQSHEDPLFVSVEPFKEWVIDQTQLKGTHIHLNDVLYVEDLEPYIERKLFSVNTGHATVAYKGYYEGFTTIDEALEDKGVHAQLEAVLNETGALLEAKWGFEHEAHQAYIQKIISRFQNPNISDEVTRVARTPIRKLGYDERFIRPLREAKAHELTYNALLDTIGLIFQYDYAEDEQAQALQTKLQEQGATATIVEVTGLTDAGLISEIEAAIAKYAK; encoded by the coding sequence ATGCGTGCAGTACACTTTGGAGCTGGGAATATCGGAAGAGGCTTTATTGGTGAAGTTTTAAATCAGAATGATTTTGCGATTACCTTTGTTGATTTAAATGAGCACGTCATCGATGCCTTGCAAGAACGCGGTGAATATGTAATCGAATTAGCTGAGCAAGCGAAGACACAAATTAAAGTCTCGAATGTAACGGGTATTAATAATGGGCAAGATCCTGAAGCAGTTGTCCAAGCGATTCGTGAAGCGGATATTCTTACTACGGCTATTGGCCCAAACATTCTACCGCATATTGCTGGTTTGATTGCCGACGGGATTCAAGCGCGCTTGCAAGCGAAGAAAGAAACATCCATGGATATGATTGCTTGTGAGAACATGATTGGTGGCTCACAGTTTCTTAAAGAAGAAGTGTACAAGCACTTATCGGAAGATGCTAAAGCTTACGCTGAGGAATATATTGGTTTCCCGAATGCTGCTGTGGACCGAATTGTGCCAATTCAATCCCACGAAGACCCATTATTTGTCTCAGTGGAGCCTTTCAAAGAATGGGTTATCGATCAAACGCAATTGAAGGGAACTCATATTCACTTAAATGATGTGCTATATGTCGAGGACTTAGAGCCTTACATTGAGCGGAAGCTCTTCTCAGTTAACACAGGGCACGCCACGGTTGCATATAAAGGTTACTACGAAGGCTTCACAACTATCGATGAAGCCTTAGAAGATAAAGGAGTCCATGCGCAATTGGAAGCTGTGCTTAATGAAACGGGTGCGCTTTTGGAAGCTAAGTGGGGCTTTGAGCATGAGGCACATCAAGCATACATCCAGAAAATTATTTCGCGCTTCCAAAATCCGAATATTTCTGATGAAGTAACCCGGGTGGCCCGTACACCTATTCGTAAATTAGGTTATGATGAGCGTTTCATCCGGCCATTGCGAGAGGCTAAAGCCCATGAGCTCACCTATAATGCCTTATTAGATACCATTGGTTTAATTTTCCAATATGACTATGCTGAAGATGAGCAGGCCCAAGCCCTTCAAACGAAGTTACAAGAACAAGGTGCCACGGCTACGATTGTAGAGGTAACGGGACTGACTGATGCAGGACTAATTTCCGAAATTGAAGCAGCGATTGCCAAGTACGCGAAGTAG
- a CDS encoding PTS sugar transporter subunit IIA → MELKKEAILLDQTFQTKEEAIRQAGQLLVDAGAVDAGYIDSMLEREEVVTTHMGNFVAIPHGTDEGKTHVKSTAISIIQVPQGVNFAPNEPEEKLAMMIFGIAGVGNEHLDVLSKIAVFCADVENVVRLVNASTEEEIIQMLGEVEA, encoded by the coding sequence ATGGAACTTAAGAAAGAAGCTATCTTGTTAGACCAGACCTTCCAAACGAAGGAAGAAGCCATTCGCCAAGCGGGGCAACTTTTAGTTGATGCTGGGGCAGTGGATGCTGGATATATTGATTCAATGCTGGAAAGAGAAGAAGTCGTTACAACCCATATGGGGAATTTCGTAGCGATTCCTCATGGAACAGATGAAGGTAAAACCCACGTGAAATCTACCGCAATCTCAATTATTCAAGTCCCTCAAGGGGTGAATTTCGCTCCGAATGAGCCGGAGGAGAAGCTGGCAATGATGATTTTTGGGATTGCAGGCGTAGGAAATGAGCACTTAGATGTCCTCTCTAAAATTGCAGTATTTTGTGCGGATGTCGAGAATGTGGTACGCTTAGTGAACGCGTCAACCGAAGAAGAGATTATTCAAATGTTAGGGGAGGTAGAAGCCTGA
- a CDS encoding BglG family transcription antiterminator, which translates to MDFSFREEQILESLLENPKGLTVEQLMRRLNVSRRTVYRELKTLEQTLASTPLWLEAKRGQGYQLKSDKAEAYSWLKSELKQTQTDTIDAEERQNLLTITLLLQQKPVTTESLAEAMGVSVGTIQNDLQGIAQSLLPYKLKLERQAGIGTLVTGSEYHRRQIVSLIINSRLSEVEFFRYVNHLTAENLPVASHKFLKYIQPRHLLAVRKVLQDEADQLLKAVTDNQLQQVMIGLALSLDRMTQGYSLKEQIEVQGIQNQDLQLAHQITGYLSDYLGYAFNINERHYSARLLAGVNYNEHVSIFGENFDTDLSFRVKELIRLTTERTGNDFRRDQKLYQDLLAHIQAALKRPSSLTVQVINDALDDIQQRYAELYRIVIQAFQEVFPKEHLSKDEMTYIVIHFATSLERRPMSLREISVLVICSSGIGSARILESRLHKRIPEINRIDIARFSQIHNMNYDGYDLILSTIHLDHFTQAYEIISPLLLDDEVERIRSIIQQWSQKEKSDALDVFEKRAKPHAFDRLYQTMTQANVLLQRFTVTHFESKHDLESTLHGIIAKVPEEIILEPTAVAEQVVQRYHIAPLGIPKTNLALFHSANKWVKVPYFAVIDLSRNFEIMGMDHQMIEMDRVLLLLGPEEMSESEQELLGIISRSVIESDLNTEIFKHGDQEQIYQLLSALFVEAIRHIE; encoded by the coding sequence GTGGATTTTAGTTTCCGAGAAGAGCAAATTCTGGAAAGCTTGTTGGAAAATCCTAAAGGGCTAACAGTTGAGCAGTTAATGCGACGTTTAAATGTAAGTCGCCGAACGGTATACCGTGAACTGAAGACTTTAGAGCAGACCTTGGCCTCTACCCCTTTATGGCTTGAAGCAAAGCGGGGCCAAGGTTATCAACTAAAGTCTGATAAAGCAGAGGCCTATAGTTGGCTCAAGTCTGAGTTGAAACAGACACAAACTGACACTATCGATGCAGAAGAGCGTCAGAATTTGTTGACCATCACTTTGCTTTTACAGCAAAAGCCGGTAACTACTGAATCATTAGCAGAAGCTATGGGAGTTAGTGTTGGCACGATCCAGAATGATTTACAAGGCATCGCCCAGAGCCTCTTGCCTTATAAATTGAAATTGGAACGTCAAGCAGGAATCGGTACTTTGGTGACTGGGAGTGAATATCATCGACGTCAAATTGTCAGTCTCATCATTAACAGTCGATTAAGTGAAGTAGAGTTCTTTCGCTATGTTAATCATTTAACTGCTGAGAATTTACCCGTAGCTTCGCATAAGTTTCTCAAATACATTCAACCCAGACATCTCTTGGCAGTACGTAAAGTATTACAAGATGAGGCAGATCAATTGCTCAAAGCAGTGACAGATAATCAGTTGCAGCAGGTTATGATAGGTCTGGCACTGTCCTTAGACCGTATGACCCAAGGGTATTCTTTAAAAGAGCAAATTGAAGTCCAAGGTATCCAAAATCAGGATTTACAGCTAGCCCACCAAATTACCGGTTATTTATCAGATTATTTGGGCTATGCCTTTAATATTAATGAGCGACATTATTCAGCCCGGCTACTAGCTGGAGTGAATTATAATGAGCATGTGTCAATCTTTGGTGAGAATTTCGATACGGACTTATCTTTTCGCGTTAAGGAGCTCATTCGTCTAACAACCGAGCGGACAGGTAACGACTTCCGTCGAGATCAAAAGTTATACCAAGATTTATTAGCGCATATCCAAGCAGCACTTAAACGACCTTCATCTTTAACTGTTCAAGTTATCAATGATGCTTTGGATGATATTCAACAGCGTTACGCTGAACTATATCGAATAGTCATACAAGCCTTTCAGGAGGTTTTTCCCAAAGAGCATTTATCTAAGGATGAGATGACCTATATCGTTATTCACTTCGCCACGTCCCTGGAGCGACGCCCAATGAGCTTGCGAGAGATTTCTGTTCTGGTTATCTGCTCAAGTGGAATTGGCAGTGCTAGAATTTTAGAAAGTCGCTTACATAAGCGCATTCCTGAGATAAACCGAATCGATATTGCTCGATTCTCTCAAATTCATAATATGAATTATGATGGTTATGATTTAATTCTCTCGACCATTCACTTGGACCATTTCACTCAAGCTTATGAGATTATTTCGCCCCTCCTGCTAGATGATGAAGTCGAACGTATTCGTTCAATTATCCAGCAATGGAGCCAGAAAGAAAAGAGCGATGCGTTAGATGTATTTGAAAAGAGGGCGAAGCCTCATGCCTTTGATCGCTTGTACCAGACAATGACGCAAGCCAATGTATTACTACAACGGTTTACGGTAACACATTTTGAAAGTAAGCATGATTTAGAAAGTACCTTACATGGTATTATAGCGAAGGTACCTGAAGAGATTATACTGGAACCAACGGCTGTCGCTGAGCAGGTTGTTCAGCGTTACCATATAGCTCCTTTAGGAATACCTAAGACGAACTTGGCACTCTTTCATAGTGCTAACAAATGGGTGAAGGTGCCGTATTTCGCGGTAATTGATTTAAGTCGAAATTTTGAAATTATGGGTATGGATCACCAAATGATTGAGATGGACCGAGTATTATTACTCTTAGGACCTGAAGAGATGAGTGAGTCGGAGCAGGAGTTACTAGGGATTATTAGTCGCTCTGTAATCGAGAGTGATTTGAATACAGAAATTTTTAAACATGGCGACCAGGAGCAAATTTACCAATTATTAAGTGCGCTCTTTGTCGAAGCCATTCGACATATAGAATAG